A genomic region of Cyprinus carpio isolate SPL01 chromosome B13, ASM1834038v1, whole genome shotgun sequence contains the following coding sequences:
- the arhgap22 gene encoding rho GTPase-activating protein 22 isoform X2, whose protein sequence is MEKPRRFLARSKSMVMGELSRGSSRPSSPSLQDRALKAGWLKKQRSIMKNWQLRWFVLRTDQLYFYKDEEETKPQGCIPLQGSQVNELTANPDEPGRHLFEIVPGCTGEKDRSALSHEAFLLMANSQNDMEDWVKAIRRVIWAPFGGGIFGQRLEDTVLYERKSGPRLAPLLVEQCVDFIREQGLKEEGLFRMPGQANLVKELQDAFDCGDKPLFDSNTDVHTVASLLKLYLRELPEPVIPFNKYEDFLTCAQLLLKDEEVGLSELVKQVNTLPQANYNLLKYICKFLDEVQSHSNENKMSVQNLATVFGPNILRPKIEDPVSMMEGTSQVQHLMTVLISEHERLYVGTEGDVSSEQTGSYLPGQRGMAEWISDEEMLNCSSLSQTSKVADSVCGSATSLDINTGAPTTAKMTPQGKAGVTVSPSKQVKSLPSWKYSFKSGGVRAQPAKIGGSSVDVSTLPSTGNWLMNGLSSLRSHRRTSSGERMGKDSALSHRLSTYDNVTSSSLSVPSVASTPWSTSSCEILVADSVGSDPSGLNSVKVDWSVGGSIQGQSEDRNSEVTESSEALEMCVSSAGCSENGNGEDAVNITGDTDISTTALNSLVTELKDELKKQKANYESRIRRLEESSVIMRNQMERLEEKLDQEKKKYRMLEIKLRNSERAREDAETRNRLLQNEMEEFFSTLGDLTLGTRTSKL, encoded by the exons ATGGAGAAACCAAGGAGATTTTTAG CCAGGTCTAAGAGCATGGTCATGGGGGAGCTCTCCCGCGGCTCCAGCAGGCCATCGTCCCCCAGCCTCCAAGACAGGGCGCTGAAAGCAGGCTGGCTTAAGAAACAGCGCAGCATCATGAAGAACTGGCAGCTGCGCTGGTTTGTGCTTAGAACTGACCAGCTCTACTTCTACAAAGATGAGGAGGAAACCAAACCACAG GGATGTATCCCGTTGCAGGGTAGTCAAGTCAACGAGCTGACAGCCAATCCTGATGAACCTGGGCGGCACCTTTTTGAAATAGTTCCAG GTTGTACAGGAGAGAAAGACAGATCGGCTCTCAGCCATGAGGCTTTCCTCCTCATGGCAAACTCCCAGAATGACATGGAGGATTGGGTCAAAGCCATTAGACGTGTCATCTGGGCTCCCTTTGGAGGAG GTATCTTTGGCCAGCGCCTGGAGGACACAGTACTGTATGAAAGAAAGTCTGGACCCCGACTGGCCCCACTGCTGGTGGAGCAGTGTGTGGATTTCATACGGGAGCAGGGTCTAAAAGAGGAAGGTCTCTTTAGGATGCCAGGACAGGCCAACCTGGTCAAAGAACTGCAGGATGCTTTTGACTGTGGTGATAAGCCTCTATTTGACAG TAACACTGACGTTCACACAGTGGCGTCCCTCCTGAAGCTTTACCTCAGGGAGTTGCCAGAGCCTGTGATTCCCTTTAACAAATATGAGGACTTTCTAACCTGTGCACAGCTTCTGCTAAAAGATGAAGAAGTG GGACTCAGTGAGCTTGTGAAGCAGGTGAACACTCTTCCTCAGGCTAATTATAATTTGTTAAAGTACATTTGCAA ATTCTTAGATGAGGTGCAGTCACACTCGAATGAGAACAAGATGAGCGTTCAGAACCTTGCAACAGTTTTTGGACCAAATATCCTTCGGCCTAAAATAGAGGACCCCGTTTCAATGATGGAAG gAACCTCCCAGGTTCAGCACCTGATGACGGTGTTGATCAGTGAACATGAGCGTCTGTATGTGGGTACTGAGGGAGATGTGTCTTCCGAGCAAACAGGAAGTTATCTTCCAGGTCAGCGAGGCATGGCGGAGTGGATCTCCGATGAGGAGATGCTGAACTGCTCATCGCTGAGCCAGACATCCAAAGTGGCAGATAGTGTGTGTGGCAGTGCCACGTCTTTAGATATCAATACAGGTGCCCCTACCACTGCCAAAATGACACCTCAGGGAAAAGCTGGGGTAACGGTCAGCCCCAGCAAACAGGTGAAATCCCTCCCCTCCTGGAAATACTCCTTCAAGAGCGGAGGGGTACGCGCTCAGCCTGCAAAAATTGGGGGCTCGTCTGTGGACGTGTCCACCTTGCCCAGTACAGGCAACTGGTTGATGAACGGGCTTTCCTCTCTGCGCAGCCACCGGCGTACATCATCAGGAGAGCGCATGGGCAAGGATTCAGCCCTGTCACACCGTCTGTCCACTTATGACAACGTGACCTCATCCAGTCTCAGCGTACCCAGCGTCGCGAGCACGCCCTGGTCCACATCCTCCTGTGAGATCTTAGTGGCCGACTCAGTGGGTAGTGACCCCTCTGGACTGAACTCTGTGAAGGTGGATTGGTCAGTTGGAGGGTCTATCCAAGGGCAAAGTGAAGACAGGAATTCGGAGGTCACTGAGAGCAGCGAAGCACTGGAAATGTGTGTGAGCAGTGCAGGCTGCAGTGAGAATGGAAATGGAGAAGATGCGGTGAACATCACAGGAGATACTGATATTAGCACGACAGCACTTAACAGCCTGGTAACAGAGCTGAAAGACGAGTTAAAGAAACAGAAGGCCAACTACGAATCTCGAATACGAAG GTTAGAGGAATCAAGTGTCATTATGCGTAACCAAATGGAGAGACTAGAGGAGAAGCTGGACCAGGAGAAGAAAAAGTATCGCATGTTGGAAATTAAACTCCGTAACTCTGAGCGGGCCCGTGAGGATGCAGAGACCCGCAACCGCTTGCTTCAGAACGAGATGGAAGAGTTCTTCTCCACTTTGGGAGATCTTACATTGGGAACAAGGACAAGCAAACTTTGA
- the arhgap22 gene encoding rho GTPase-activating protein 22 isoform X1 produces the protein MNTMLSPKIRQSRRARSKSMVMGELSRGSSRPSSPSLQDRALKAGWLKKQRSIMKNWQLRWFVLRTDQLYFYKDEEETKPQGCIPLQGSQVNELTANPDEPGRHLFEIVPGCTGEKDRSALSHEAFLLMANSQNDMEDWVKAIRRVIWAPFGGGIFGQRLEDTVLYERKSGPRLAPLLVEQCVDFIREQGLKEEGLFRMPGQANLVKELQDAFDCGDKPLFDSNTDVHTVASLLKLYLRELPEPVIPFNKYEDFLTCAQLLLKDEEVGLSELVKQVNTLPQANYNLLKYICKFLDEVQSHSNENKMSVQNLATVFGPNILRPKIEDPVSMMEGTSQVQHLMTVLISEHERLYVGTEGDVSSEQTGSYLPGQRGMAEWISDEEMLNCSSLSQTSKVADSVCGSATSLDINTGAPTTAKMTPQGKAGVTVSPSKQVKSLPSWKYSFKSGGVRAQPAKIGGSSVDVSTLPSTGNWLMNGLSSLRSHRRTSSGERMGKDSALSHRLSTYDNVTSSSLSVPSVASTPWSTSSCEILVADSVGSDPSGLNSVKVDWSVGGSIQGQSEDRNSEVTESSEALEMCVSSAGCSENGNGEDAVNITGDTDISTTALNSLVTELKDELKKQKANYESRIRRLEESSVIMRNQMERLEEKLDQEKKKYRMLEIKLRNSERAREDAETRNRLLQNEMEEFFSTLGDLTLGTRTSKL, from the exons ATGAACACCATGCTAAGTCCCAAGATTAGACAGTCCAGGAGAG CCAGGTCTAAGAGCATGGTCATGGGGGAGCTCTCCCGCGGCTCCAGCAGGCCATCGTCCCCCAGCCTCCAAGACAGGGCGCTGAAAGCAGGCTGGCTTAAGAAACAGCGCAGCATCATGAAGAACTGGCAGCTGCGCTGGTTTGTGCTTAGAACTGACCAGCTCTACTTCTACAAAGATGAGGAGGAAACCAAACCACAG GGATGTATCCCGTTGCAGGGTAGTCAAGTCAACGAGCTGACAGCCAATCCTGATGAACCTGGGCGGCACCTTTTTGAAATAGTTCCAG GTTGTACAGGAGAGAAAGACAGATCGGCTCTCAGCCATGAGGCTTTCCTCCTCATGGCAAACTCCCAGAATGACATGGAGGATTGGGTCAAAGCCATTAGACGTGTCATCTGGGCTCCCTTTGGAGGAG GTATCTTTGGCCAGCGCCTGGAGGACACAGTACTGTATGAAAGAAAGTCTGGACCCCGACTGGCCCCACTGCTGGTGGAGCAGTGTGTGGATTTCATACGGGAGCAGGGTCTAAAAGAGGAAGGTCTCTTTAGGATGCCAGGACAGGCCAACCTGGTCAAAGAACTGCAGGATGCTTTTGACTGTGGTGATAAGCCTCTATTTGACAG TAACACTGACGTTCACACAGTGGCGTCCCTCCTGAAGCTTTACCTCAGGGAGTTGCCAGAGCCTGTGATTCCCTTTAACAAATATGAGGACTTTCTAACCTGTGCACAGCTTCTGCTAAAAGATGAAGAAGTG GGACTCAGTGAGCTTGTGAAGCAGGTGAACACTCTTCCTCAGGCTAATTATAATTTGTTAAAGTACATTTGCAA ATTCTTAGATGAGGTGCAGTCACACTCGAATGAGAACAAGATGAGCGTTCAGAACCTTGCAACAGTTTTTGGACCAAATATCCTTCGGCCTAAAATAGAGGACCCCGTTTCAATGATGGAAG gAACCTCCCAGGTTCAGCACCTGATGACGGTGTTGATCAGTGAACATGAGCGTCTGTATGTGGGTACTGAGGGAGATGTGTCTTCCGAGCAAACAGGAAGTTATCTTCCAGGTCAGCGAGGCATGGCGGAGTGGATCTCCGATGAGGAGATGCTGAACTGCTCATCGCTGAGCCAGACATCCAAAGTGGCAGATAGTGTGTGTGGCAGTGCCACGTCTTTAGATATCAATACAGGTGCCCCTACCACTGCCAAAATGACACCTCAGGGAAAAGCTGGGGTAACGGTCAGCCCCAGCAAACAGGTGAAATCCCTCCCCTCCTGGAAATACTCCTTCAAGAGCGGAGGGGTACGCGCTCAGCCTGCAAAAATTGGGGGCTCGTCTGTGGACGTGTCCACCTTGCCCAGTACAGGCAACTGGTTGATGAACGGGCTTTCCTCTCTGCGCAGCCACCGGCGTACATCATCAGGAGAGCGCATGGGCAAGGATTCAGCCCTGTCACACCGTCTGTCCACTTATGACAACGTGACCTCATCCAGTCTCAGCGTACCCAGCGTCGCGAGCACGCCCTGGTCCACATCCTCCTGTGAGATCTTAGTGGCCGACTCAGTGGGTAGTGACCCCTCTGGACTGAACTCTGTGAAGGTGGATTGGTCAGTTGGAGGGTCTATCCAAGGGCAAAGTGAAGACAGGAATTCGGAGGTCACTGAGAGCAGCGAAGCACTGGAAATGTGTGTGAGCAGTGCAGGCTGCAGTGAGAATGGAAATGGAGAAGATGCGGTGAACATCACAGGAGATACTGATATTAGCACGACAGCACTTAACAGCCTGGTAACAGAGCTGAAAGACGAGTTAAAGAAACAGAAGGCCAACTACGAATCTCGAATACGAAG GTTAGAGGAATCAAGTGTCATTATGCGTAACCAAATGGAGAGACTAGAGGAGAAGCTGGACCAGGAGAAGAAAAAGTATCGCATGTTGGAAATTAAACTCCGTAACTCTGAGCGGGCCCGTGAGGATGCAGAGACCCGCAACCGCTTGCTTCAGAACGAGATGGAAGAGTTCTTCTCCACTTTGGGAGATCTTACATTGGGAACAAGGACAAGCAAACTTTGA
- the arhgap22 gene encoding rho GTPase-activating protein 22 isoform X3 has product MGLGCRKLQEHQSVHAKGCTGEKDRSALSHEAFLLMANSQNDMEDWVKAIRRVIWAPFGGGIFGQRLEDTVLYERKSGPRLAPLLVEQCVDFIREQGLKEEGLFRMPGQANLVKELQDAFDCGDKPLFDSNTDVHTVASLLKLYLRELPEPVIPFNKYEDFLTCAQLLLKDEEVGLSELVKQVNTLPQANYNLLKYICKFLDEVQSHSNENKMSVQNLATVFGPNILRPKIEDPVSMMEGTSQVQHLMTVLISEHERLYVGTEGDVSSEQTGSYLPGQRGMAEWISDEEMLNCSSLSQTSKVADSVCGSATSLDINTGAPTTAKMTPQGKAGVTVSPSKQVKSLPSWKYSFKSGGVRAQPAKIGGSSVDVSTLPSTGNWLMNGLSSLRSHRRTSSGERMGKDSALSHRLSTYDNVTSSSLSVPSVASTPWSTSSCEILVADSVGSDPSGLNSVKVDWSVGGSIQGQSEDRNSEVTESSEALEMCVSSAGCSENGNGEDAVNITGDTDISTTALNSLVTELKDELKKQKANYESRIRRLEESSVIMRNQMERLEEKLDQEKKKYRMLEIKLRNSERAREDAETRNRLLQNEMEEFFSTLGDLTLGTRTSKL; this is encoded by the exons ATGGGGCTCGGTTGCCGAAAGCTGCAGGAGCACCAATCTGTTCACGCTAAGG GTTGTACAGGAGAGAAAGACAGATCGGCTCTCAGCCATGAGGCTTTCCTCCTCATGGCAAACTCCCAGAATGACATGGAGGATTGGGTCAAAGCCATTAGACGTGTCATCTGGGCTCCCTTTGGAGGAG GTATCTTTGGCCAGCGCCTGGAGGACACAGTACTGTATGAAAGAAAGTCTGGACCCCGACTGGCCCCACTGCTGGTGGAGCAGTGTGTGGATTTCATACGGGAGCAGGGTCTAAAAGAGGAAGGTCTCTTTAGGATGCCAGGACAGGCCAACCTGGTCAAAGAACTGCAGGATGCTTTTGACTGTGGTGATAAGCCTCTATTTGACAG TAACACTGACGTTCACACAGTGGCGTCCCTCCTGAAGCTTTACCTCAGGGAGTTGCCAGAGCCTGTGATTCCCTTTAACAAATATGAGGACTTTCTAACCTGTGCACAGCTTCTGCTAAAAGATGAAGAAGTG GGACTCAGTGAGCTTGTGAAGCAGGTGAACACTCTTCCTCAGGCTAATTATAATTTGTTAAAGTACATTTGCAA ATTCTTAGATGAGGTGCAGTCACACTCGAATGAGAACAAGATGAGCGTTCAGAACCTTGCAACAGTTTTTGGACCAAATATCCTTCGGCCTAAAATAGAGGACCCCGTTTCAATGATGGAAG gAACCTCCCAGGTTCAGCACCTGATGACGGTGTTGATCAGTGAACATGAGCGTCTGTATGTGGGTACTGAGGGAGATGTGTCTTCCGAGCAAACAGGAAGTTATCTTCCAGGTCAGCGAGGCATGGCGGAGTGGATCTCCGATGAGGAGATGCTGAACTGCTCATCGCTGAGCCAGACATCCAAAGTGGCAGATAGTGTGTGTGGCAGTGCCACGTCTTTAGATATCAATACAGGTGCCCCTACCACTGCCAAAATGACACCTCAGGGAAAAGCTGGGGTAACGGTCAGCCCCAGCAAACAGGTGAAATCCCTCCCCTCCTGGAAATACTCCTTCAAGAGCGGAGGGGTACGCGCTCAGCCTGCAAAAATTGGGGGCTCGTCTGTGGACGTGTCCACCTTGCCCAGTACAGGCAACTGGTTGATGAACGGGCTTTCCTCTCTGCGCAGCCACCGGCGTACATCATCAGGAGAGCGCATGGGCAAGGATTCAGCCCTGTCACACCGTCTGTCCACTTATGACAACGTGACCTCATCCAGTCTCAGCGTACCCAGCGTCGCGAGCACGCCCTGGTCCACATCCTCCTGTGAGATCTTAGTGGCCGACTCAGTGGGTAGTGACCCCTCTGGACTGAACTCTGTGAAGGTGGATTGGTCAGTTGGAGGGTCTATCCAAGGGCAAAGTGAAGACAGGAATTCGGAGGTCACTGAGAGCAGCGAAGCACTGGAAATGTGTGTGAGCAGTGCAGGCTGCAGTGAGAATGGAAATGGAGAAGATGCGGTGAACATCACAGGAGATACTGATATTAGCACGACAGCACTTAACAGCCTGGTAACAGAGCTGAAAGACGAGTTAAAGAAACAGAAGGCCAACTACGAATCTCGAATACGAAG GTTAGAGGAATCAAGTGTCATTATGCGTAACCAAATGGAGAGACTAGAGGAGAAGCTGGACCAGGAGAAGAAAAAGTATCGCATGTTGGAAATTAAACTCCGTAACTCTGAGCGGGCCCGTGAGGATGCAGAGACCCGCAACCGCTTGCTTCAGAACGAGATGGAAGAGTTCTTCTCCACTTTGGGAGATCTTACATTGGGAACAAGGACAAGCAAACTTTGA
- the mapk8a gene encoding mitogen-activated protein kinase 8B isoform X1 codes for MNKNKREKEFYSVDVGDSTFTVLKRYQNLRPIGSGAQGIVCSAYDHNLERNVAIKKLSRPFQNQTHAKRAYRELVLMKCVNHKNIIGLLNVFTPQKTLEEFQDVYLVMELMDANLCQVIQMELDHERLSYLLYQMLCGTKHLHSAGIIHRDLKPSNIVVKSDCTLKILDFGLARTAATGLLMTPYVVTRYYRAPEVILGMGYQANVDVWSVGCIMAEMVRGSVLFPGSDHIDQWNKVIEQLGTPSQEFMMKLNQSVRTYVENRPRYTGYSFEKLFPDVLFPADSEHNKLKASQARDLLSKMLVIDASKRISVDEALQHPYINVWYDPAEVEAPPPLIIDKQLDEREHTVEEWKELIFKEVLDWEERMKNGVIRGQPSPIGAAVINGSPQPSSSSSINDVSSMSTEPTMASDTDSSLEASAGPLSCCR; via the exons ATG CTCAGCCTATGACCACAACCTTGAGCGAAATGTGGCTATAAAGAAACTCAGCCGGCCTTTTCAGAATCAGACTCATGCCAAACGTGCATACAGAGAGCTGGTGCTCATGAAGTGCGTCAACCATAAAAAT ATAATAGGCCTCTTAAATGTTTTTACACCACAAAAAACATTAGAAGAATTCCAAGATGT TTACCTAGTAATGGAGCTGATGGACGCCAACCTCTGCCAAGTCATTCAGATGGAGCTGGACCACGAGCGGCTGTCCTATCTGCTGTACCAGATGCTGTGCGGAACAAAACACCTCCACTCGGCGGGGATCATCCACAGG GATCTGAAACCCAGCAACATCGTGGTAAAATCAGACTGTACCCTGAAGATCCTGGATTTCGGTCTGGCCAGGACAGCAGCTACGGGTCTGCTGATGACACCATATGTGGTGACACGTTACTACAGAGCCCCTGAAGTCATCCTGGGAATGGGATATCAAGCCAATG tggATGTATGGTCTGTTGGCTGTATCATGGCTGAAATGGTCAGAGGTAGTGTGTTGTTTCCAGGTTCAGATC ATATTGATCAGTGGAACAAAGTCATAGAGCAACTGGGAACACCATCCCAGGAGTTTATGATGAAACTCAACCAGTCTGTGCGGACCTATGTGGAGAATAGGCCACGGTACACTGGATACAGCTTTGAGAAGCTCTTTCCCGACGTCCTGTTCCCAGCTGATTCAGAACACAACAAACTGAAAG CGAGCCAGGCGCGGGaccttctgtctaaaatgctggTGATAGATGCATCCAAACGAATCTCTGTGGATGAAGCTCTGCAGCACCCCTACATTAACGTGTGGTACGACCCAGCTGAAGTGGAAGCG CCACCTCCTCTAATCATAGACAAACAGCTCGATGAGAGGGAACACACAGTGGAGGAATGGAAAG AGCTGATCTTTAAAGAAGTCCTGGATTGGGAAGAACGGATGAAAAACGGTGTCATTCGAGGTCAGCCTTCCCCTATAG GTGCAGCAGTGATCAACGGCTCACCTCagccctcctcctcttcctccatcaATGACGTCTCGTCCATGTCCACAGAGCCCACCATGGCCTCAGACACAGACAGCAGCCTAGAGGCCTCTGCGGGACCCCTGAGCTGCTGCAGATGA
- the mapk8a gene encoding mitogen-activated protein kinase 8B isoform X2 — protein sequence MNKNKREKEFYSVDVGDSTFTVLKRYQNLRPIGSGAQGIVCSAYDHNLERNVAIKKLSRPFQNQTHAKRAYRELVLMKCVNHKNIIGLLNVFTPQKTLEEFQDVYLVMELMDANLCQVIQMELDHERLSYLLYQMLCGTKHLHSAGIIHRDLKPSNIVVKSDCTLKILDFGLARTAATGLLMTPYVVTRYYRAPEVILGMGYQANVDIWSVGCILAEMVRHKILFPGRDYIDQWNKVIEQLGTPSQEFMMKLNQSVRTYVENRPRYTGYSFEKLFPDVLFPADSEHNKLKASQARDLLSKMLVIDASKRISVDEALQHPYINVWYDPAEVEAPPPLIIDKQLDEREHTVEEWKELIFKEVLDWEERMKNGVIRGQPSPIGAAVINGSPQPSSSSSINDVSSMSTEPTMASDTDSSLEASAGPLSCCR from the exons ATG CTCAGCCTATGACCACAACCTTGAGCGAAATGTGGCTATAAAGAAACTCAGCCGGCCTTTTCAGAATCAGACTCATGCCAAACGTGCATACAGAGAGCTGGTGCTCATGAAGTGCGTCAACCATAAAAAT ATAATAGGCCTCTTAAATGTTTTTACACCACAAAAAACATTAGAAGAATTCCAAGATGT TTACCTAGTAATGGAGCTGATGGACGCCAACCTCTGCCAAGTCATTCAGATGGAGCTGGACCACGAGCGGCTGTCCTATCTGCTGTACCAGATGCTGTGCGGAACAAAACACCTCCACTCGGCGGGGATCATCCACAGG GATCTGAAACCCAGCAACATCGTGGTAAAATCAGACTGTACCCTGAAGATCCTGGATTTCGGTCTGGCCAGGACAGCAGCTACGGGTCTGCTGATGACACCATATGTGGTGACACGTTACTACAGAGCCCCTGAAGTCATCCTGGGAATGGGATATCAAGCCAATG TGGACATTTGGTCTGTGGGCTGCATTTTGGCAGAAATGGTCCGTCACAAAATCCTTTTTCCTGGGAGGGACT ATATTGATCAGTGGAACAAAGTCATAGAGCAACTGGGAACACCATCCCAGGAGTTTATGATGAAACTCAACCAGTCTGTGCGGACCTATGTGGAGAATAGGCCACGGTACACTGGATACAGCTTTGAGAAGCTCTTTCCCGACGTCCTGTTCCCAGCTGATTCAGAACACAACAAACTGAAAG CGAGCCAGGCGCGGGaccttctgtctaaaatgctggTGATAGATGCATCCAAACGAATCTCTGTGGATGAAGCTCTGCAGCACCCCTACATTAACGTGTGGTACGACCCAGCTGAAGTGGAAGCG CCACCTCCTCTAATCATAGACAAACAGCTCGATGAGAGGGAACACACAGTGGAGGAATGGAAAG AGCTGATCTTTAAAGAAGTCCTGGATTGGGAAGAACGGATGAAAAACGGTGTCATTCGAGGTCAGCCTTCCCCTATAG GTGCAGCAGTGATCAACGGCTCACCTCagccctcctcctcttcctccatcaATGACGTCTCGTCCATGTCCACAGAGCCCACCATGGCCTCAGACACAGACAGCAGCCTAGAGGCCTCTGCGGGACCCCTGAGCTGCTGCAGATGA